In Drosophila ananassae strain 14024-0371.13 chromosome 3R, ASM1763931v2, whole genome shotgun sequence, the DNA window AAATAAAGTATTCATATATGTATCTCTCCTCCATTTCGAAtttgaaatggaaaaaacCACTTAGCGCTCGTGTCGCCTGAAAAGCCCCTCTTCCGAAGGATCATGAGATATTTTTTTCGGAGTATTTGGGATTATTGCTTACGATTTGTATATCAGAAGTCGCAGGTTCATAACTTTTGATGAAGAAagctttaaattttttggttAGATCATCGTGTCTCGCATAGACTGACTCTTTACTGATCTCTGTAGATCCATGAATGTTCCTTCTGCTCCTTTGCAATCACCTAAATACATTGGCCGCTAGTGCAAAGTGCCATCAGCTGTTTTTTAATCGTTagggattatttttttcttagtgCGGTCGCGGCAAGGCCCCTTGTTATTAACatagaaatataatttttaaatataataaattaaatgcattatttttatttatttgtttgcttttgtgttcaaaaactacaaaaagcACATCCACAACGTAATAAGTTGATGTTATGCTAGTAGTCAATTCTATTATTCAACACTAGtgatattttgttttattttttggtattcTATTAAGAAGCCGGGCTTCATTATGGAAAGATTGTGAGTAATTTTTATATTCGTTTATTTGCAAGGAGGACCACTCGCTTGCGATTGttatacaaaattataaaaaaatatttttacttaAAGCTAACAGAATATGACACTCACAGCGGCCATCCGGTCAAAATGTTAGGTGCGCAGTTTGAGCGACGATAGGCCAcattcatttaattttattcaaattaaatttagtaACCTTGTTAGCtaacataaaaattaaaaacattccAAATTTCACTGCTCCTCGTCGCTACTAGAGCTAAGCGGCGCTAGTTTGACCAACGTGATGCTACAAATTCATTATAcagtatttttttatgcacATATTTGACTATGGCttcaataaagtatatatccGTTAATGTATCTAAGCTTTTGAATTTGGTTCGGGATTTGGTACCTAAGCTGACAACGGATAAGTACAAAGGCCAAAATGGGCGAATTGGTATTATTGGAGGGAGTTTGGAGTACACCGGTGCACCCTATTTTGCTGCAATTTCCGCGATGAAAGTTGGTGCTGACATATCGCATGTGTTTTGTCACAACAATGCAGCTCCAGTCATTAAATCATATAGTCCAGATTTAATTGTTCACCCAGTTCTGGATTGCTTAGATGCTGTTGAAAAAATCATTCCATGGGTTGAACGTTTACATGTAATCGTAAGTACatgcatatgtacatataatttatacaatgtatatacatacatatgtatacatattaatattgtattACTTTTTATAGGTTATTGGGCCCGGTCTGGGTCGGGATCCGGAAGTTCTTAAAACGGCTATGGAATTATTGAAATACTGCGTGACGGTGCGAAAACCACTAATTATTGATGCTGATGGGTTATTTGTACTTAACGAGAATATTGATCTGATATATGGAAAGCAGAATGTGATATTGACCCCAAACGCTATCGAATTTAAAAGATTGTTTGGAGAGGATCCACTTTTAGCGATGGATAAAATAACGCCTTTGGGAGAAGGAGTATTAGTGTTAGAAAAAGGGTTAACCGACAAAATTTATATTCCGCACACTAAAGAAATTTACTCAATGCCTATTGGAGGATCTGGCCGAAGGTGTGGTGGACAAGGGGACTTACTAAGTGGATCAAtagcaacattttttttttggactttgcagtcaaaCCAACCAAATCCAGCATATCTAGCTGCTTGTGCGTCAAGTCATTttgtaaagaaattaaatctAGCTGCATTTAACAAATTAGGTAGAGGCATGGTTGCAAGTGATATGATAATTGAAATACCTACCGTTTTTCACGATATCTTTGAGTAATTATTcaactttcaaaattttttttatcattacTTTAACGATACCTTAATCATGTCAAGGTGCCAATATCATTAGACGGCAGTACACGAATTGAAGAACCGTATGCCTTAGTATGCGCTAGAAGATACATCCGGCCTTGAGCTCATCATATATTCACTGTAGGAATAGACCTTGATACTCGGGCTTATTTTACTTTAGCAACAATAATTATAGCTGTTCCAACTGAAAATTTTCAGATGATTAGCTCCATTACATGGAACTCAATTAAATTATACTCCTGCTATTTTATGAGCATCAgcatttgtattttatttatagtaGGAGGATTAACAGGAGTTGTTTTAGCTAATTCTTCTAGTCTAAGAACTAAAAAATGTCTAGTCTAAGAACTAAAAAAACTGCGTTTGATCCTAAAAAGTGACCAACCGCAAGGTTTGGGTGCCAAAACGCTTTCGGTTCGGCTGAAAGTGAAATAACTTTAATTCAATTTGGCGCTACGGAAAGTTACCAGgaagaatatttttcattattcaCGTTTTACTCTTGAATCGTTGGTACCTTAACGAATTTGATATTTCCTTCAGAAGTTATTAAAGAAATACCATTTTTACAGAACTTTCCAAATGAAAAAATTGGTTTAGTTTGTCAATCTGTGGCTTTGTGCGTtgttttttcaacatttttaaaaaatgttggtATATTtggatgttgagccaagcagtcACCAATAAatccattttaaaataatcataatatgtttagctgcagcggtTGTTACCAGTATTTATTCTTGACTgtctgtctcccagtttcgcatgcgctttgttgttatttgtagcgcatgcgcgtTTGGGGGCTTTGTTAGAGCTTTTGCGCCTAAGCTCTTTGTTATGCACTTGTATTTTTTGCCATCGATTTGGTCGGCTGCGGTTtaagggttaaattgaaccccaaataaaatattgaaaatctgaACAGAAACttgttatttatttggctgctattaaaaactgtTAATAGCATAACATTTTGATGATCtcatcccggttgattattgtgatcagcattagaAGTAGCAAAAAAAGGAATGTTGTTACAAAGTTGTCTGAAGCTGAAACtactggagctgctgccgcagcccggaaaaggatgctgcggagaagagcagaggtaaCCTGccagaagagttggaggagctcaATTTCAGagagatcgggagtgagctgtattggagattctcgcagctggagACTGATGCGCAGGTGGAGGTTGCTAAACGATCCATGAGAATtcctgcccactccacacttctcgacggtgccagtgtctCACCAATGCCATATAAGCCagcccctccttgccaccagtTGCCGATACCAATATTCAGCGGCAGCAATGCCGAGTGGTCTGATTTCTGCTTAGAGGATGGCTATTTCGCTTGCgaatgctcagcttcccgctgatcAACGTGCAATCGCCGTCATCAAATGCAGAGCTGAGCTACTGGAAGAAAAACTCTTGACGAGCTAAAATACATGTGACGGACATGCACGACacaatcaaaatattttgtattaattttaGTGAACAATTCAATACGGTCTACCAAAATTATACATGGTTCTTACATTCTTTTAAGGGGTACAGGACTGGCGCCTGCAATTACCCGAGTTAGCTGATAGGACTAAAATATTAGAGATTGAGTAGCTGATTAAGACGAAGCAGCTAGACTAAGTAGCTGATCCTTTAAGTTGCTGAAGGCGCTCCTCTCATGTGAATCTATTAGCTAtcttaatttgttttcttaaagTATCCGTATGATGTGCATGATCCGGGATAAACTTCCGGGATTAGGTTACTAGACCGAGGAAGCTTC includes these proteins:
- the LOC6497956 gene encoding ATP-dependent (S)-NAD(P)H-hydrate dehydratase codes for the protein MASIKYISVNVSKLLNLVRDLVPKLTTDKYKGQNGRIGIIGGSLEYTGAPYFAAISAMKVGADISHVFCHNNAAPVIKSYSPDLIVHPVLDCLDAVEKIIPWVERLHVIVIGPGLGRDPEVLKTAMELLKYCVTVRKPLIIDADGLFVLNENIDLIYGKQNVILTPNAIEFKRLFGEDPLLAMDKITPLGEGVLVLEKGLTDKIYIPHTKEIYSMPIGGSGRRCGGQGDLLSGSIATFFFWTLQSNQPNPAYLAACASSHFVKKLNLAAFNKLGRGMVASDMIIEIPTVFHDIFE